From the genome of Lotus japonicus ecotype B-129 chromosome 6, LjGifu_v1.2, one region includes:
- the LOC130722736 gene encoding uncharacterized protein LOC130722736 — translation MFQRRQQQKEADMLSDMANLSQAFGGGAGAPPPPPPPPHGGPSSSNKMAGAEQLVLELSNPDLRENALLELSKKRELFQDLAPLLWNSFGTIAALLQEIVSIYPVLSPPTLTPAQSNRVCNALALLQCVASHPDTRMQFLNAHIPLYLYPFLNTTSKSRPFEYLRLTSLGVIGALVKVDDTEVISFLLSTEIIPLCLRTMEMGSELSKTVATFIVQKILLDDVGLDYICTTAERFFAVGRVLGNMVGALAEQQSTRLLKHIIRCYLRLSDNPRACDALRSCLPDMLRDATFSSCLREDTTTRRWLQQLLHNVGSGRVPAMQAGGFDHIMVN, via the exons ATGTTTCAGAGAAGACAGCAGCAGAAAGAAGCTGATATGCTCAGTGACATGGCCAATTTGTCACAAGCATTCGGTGGCGGTGCCGGTgctccaccaccgccacctcctcctcctcacggtGGTCCCTCCTCATCCAACAAGATGGCCGGTGCGGAGCAGCTTGTCCTTGAACTCAGCAACCCTGATCTCCGTGAAAATGCTCTTCTCGAACTCTCCAAG AAAAGGGAGCTGTTTCAAGATCTTGCTCCATTGTTATGGAATTCTTTTGGGACTATTGCTGCACTTTTGCAG GAAATAGTTTCTATATACCCTGTCCTTTCACCACCCACTCTTACTCCAGCGCAATCAAATCGGGTGTGCAATGCTCTTGCTCTTCTTCAG TGTGTGGCGTCTCACCCTGATACAAGGATGCAATTCCTCAATG CTCATATCCCTCTGTATCTGTATCCTTTCCTTAATACAACAAGCAAGTCAAGACCATTTGAGTACCTGAGGCTCACCAGTCTTGGTGTCATTGGTGCATTGGTGAAG GTTGATGATACGGAGGTCATAAGTTTTCTTCTTTCAACTGAGATAATTCCTCTTTGCCTGCGCACCATGGAAATGGGCAGTGAACTGTCAAAAACA GTTGCAACATTTATTGTTCAAAAGATTCTGTTGGATGATGTGGGCTTGGATTATATTTGCACTACAGCAGAGCGTTTTTTCGCAGTAGGTCGAGTTTTAGGGAACATGGTGGGAGCTCTTGCTGAGCAGCAATCAACTCGTCTGCTGAAACATATCATTCGATGCTATCTTCGCCTTTCTGATAATCCAAG GGCTTGTGATGCATTAAGAAGCTGTCTTCCAGACATGTTAAGGGATGCTACTTTCAGCAGTTGCCTTCGT GAGGACACCACAACTAGGAGGTGGCTACAGCAACTGCTTCACAATGTTGGATCAGGTCGGGTCCCTGCAATGCAAGCTGGAGGTTTCGATCATATAATGGTAAACTGA